A region of the Myripristis murdjan chromosome 10, fMyrMur1.1, whole genome shotgun sequence genome:
gcagacacccagtcaaaccagcccagtggacggcggtctgcaggaggctttagacgagcataagatcagtctgaggaggagatgtgaatttgtgacagaaggaactgctgcagcaggaactggaacccccctcaacaggatctacactgagctctacatcacacagggacggagggaagaggttaatacccaacatgaggtgtggcagctggagacaacatccaagatggagaccctcagtgacactccaatcaagtgccaggacatctttaaacccttacctggccaagacacacacattagagtagttgtgacgcagggcgttgctgggattggaaaaaccttctcagtgcagaagttcactctggactgggcagagggcttggaaaaccaacatgtcagtcttgtggttctgctttcgttccgggagctgaacttgatcaaagatgagcgctacagtcttctccagctgctccatgttttccatccaacattacagacggtcacagcagagcagctcatCGTCTGTAAAGttgtgttcatctttgacggcctggatgaaagcaggtttttatcagatttccagaacaatgaggttgtgtctgatgtcacacagacatcatcagtagacgtgctgttgacaaacctcatcaaggggaatctgcttccttCGGCtttcctctggataacttccagacctgcggcggccaatcagatccctcctacatgtgtcgaaagggtaacagaagtgcgagggttcactgacctccagaaggaggagtactacaggaggagatccagtgatgaggagctgtgcagcagaatcatctcacacatcaaggtgtccaggagcctccacattatgtgccacatcccagtcttctgctggatcactgctacagttctggaaaacatgttgactacagaccagagaggagagctgcccaagagcctgactgagatgtactcacacttcctgctggttcagacacagaggaagaagcacaagtatgATGAGAGtcatgacaggagtcagcaggagctgagggagactgacagggaagttcttctgaagctgggcaggctggcgtttgaacatctggagaaaggcaacctgatgttctaccaagaagacctggaggagtgtggtcttgatgtcagagaggcctcggtgtactcaggagtgtgcacagagatcttcaaaactgAGTGTTTGCTCTTCCaaagaaaagtctactgctttgttcatttgagcattcaggagtttctcgctgcagtctacatcttccactgcttcaccaacagcaacacagaggtactggccagagtcatgagAACACACAAGAATAAAGGTGTTGACAGTGAGCCATCGTTGGATGT
Encoded here:
- the LOC115366519 gene encoding NLR family CARD domain-containing protein 3-like encodes the protein MGLTASATDLNQKMSDCEEEEEGRAESAVSSCPSMKSDWSKNRPPAFSAEPGPSDTKDRKRSGGDVKEQLSCCALCQEVLRDPVSTSCGHWFCRRCITSYWDQSDPSGDPACPQCGERSRTRPGLQTPSQTSPVDGGLQEALDEHKISLRRRCEFVTEGTAAAGTGTPLNRIYTELYITQGRREEVNTQHEVWQLETTSKMETLSDTPIKCQDIFKPLPGQDTHIRVVVTQGVAGIGKTFSVQKFTLDWAEGLENQHVSLVVLLSFRELNLIKDERYSLLQLLHVFHPTLQTVTAEQLIVCKVVFIFDGLDESRFLSDFQNNEVVSDVTQTSSVDVLLTNLIKGNLLPSAFLWITSRPAAANQIPPTCVERVTEVRGFTDLQKEEYYRRRSSDEELCSRIISHIKVSRSLHIMCHIPVFCWITATVLENMLTTDQRGELPKSLTEMYSHFLLVQTQRKKHKYDESHDRSQQELRETDREVLLKLGRLAFEHLEKGNLMFYQEDLEECGLDVREASVYSGVCTEIFKTECLLFQRKVYCFVHLSIQEFLAAVYIFHCFTNSNTEVLARVMRTHKNKGVDSEPSLDVFLKTVMSEALQSRNGHLDLFVRFLHGLSLESNQRLLQGLLGQTERRPEDIKTAISNLKEMHTYSVSPDRGINIFHCLMEMNDLSVNQDIQEFLKSENRSKKNLSAIHCSALAYMLQMSEEVLDVLDLKAYNTSDEGRRRLIPAVRNCRKARLRNCSLSESCCASLASALKSNPHLTELDLSENQLQDSEVELLSAGLESPNCRLETLRLRRCWLSESSCASLASALKSNPHLTELDLSENQLQDSGVELLSAGLESPNCRLKTLRLRDCSLTESCCDSLASALKSNPHLTELDLSENPLQDSGVELLSALVESPHCSLKTLRCL